One genomic window of Ruficoccus amylovorans includes the following:
- the recJ gene encoding single-stranded-DNA-specific exonuclease RecJ → MRWSFTPPPESAVRLLRSEHGVDGVLAALLAARLERTGPSAAFLDPRLRHLRDPEELSFISEAVERLLVAIREGEDILVIGDYDVDGMTSTALLVSMLRHFGADPVYRVPRRLEEGYGLSESMLDRVLTGTPPDLLVALDCGTNSVAEVARLRARGIDVIIVDHHESKEAVPADCLLVNPKLYPGPGDEAARELCTAGLVFKLVHALVKRLRQLNDPRAFDLKLKYSLDLVALGTISDLVPLRGENRIFAREGLQQLASGRRTGLSALLEVSGLVKEHPICAADVAYRLGPRLNAGGRLADAALPVEMLLSESRGRAVAAATELDALNRERQAIERDVFDAAVADFSEENIPAGLVAAGADWHPGVVGIVAGRLARRFYRPAIVLSQDGDLLRGSGRSIPEVDLQEILHGCDGLLEEWGGHRMAVGITLAKDRLPEFRAAFNEAVGKLFSEAPPEPSLTIDAWIKPGDLGERLLGELDRLRPYGQENPEPVLGLKGAVLSRRPEVFAQKHLRFELTGGNGRQIKGIAWNGATNPPPTGQPIDLAVRFTWNVWNGHRSPRLELVDWRRVTPAGAV, encoded by the coding sequence ATGCGCTGGTCTTTCACCCCGCCTCCGGAATCGGCAGTGCGCCTGCTGCGTTCGGAGCACGGGGTGGACGGCGTGCTGGCCGCGCTCCTGGCCGCCCGGCTGGAGCGGACCGGACCGTCCGCCGCCTTCCTTGATCCGCGCCTGCGCCACCTGCGCGACCCCGAGGAGTTGAGCTTCATCTCCGAGGCGGTCGAGCGGCTGCTGGTCGCAATTCGGGAGGGCGAGGACATTCTCGTCATCGGCGACTACGATGTGGACGGCATGACCAGCACCGCGCTGCTGGTCAGCATGCTGCGTCACTTCGGGGCCGATCCGGTTTACCGGGTTCCCCGGCGGCTGGAGGAGGGATACGGCCTGAGCGAGTCCATGCTCGACCGCGTCCTGACCGGTACCCCGCCGGACCTGCTGGTGGCGCTGGACTGCGGCACCAATTCCGTGGCCGAGGTGGCCCGCCTGCGGGCCCGGGGGATTGACGTTATCATCGTCGATCACCACGAGTCCAAGGAAGCCGTTCCCGCCGACTGCCTGCTGGTCAACCCGAAGCTCTACCCCGGCCCCGGCGACGAGGCCGCCCGCGAATTGTGCACCGCCGGGTTGGTCTTCAAGCTCGTGCACGCGCTGGTCAAGCGCCTGCGCCAGCTCAACGACCCGCGCGCCTTCGACCTCAAGCTCAAGTATTCGCTCGACCTGGTGGCGCTGGGCACGATCTCGGACCTCGTCCCCCTGCGCGGCGAGAACCGCATCTTTGCCCGCGAAGGGCTGCAACAGCTCGCCTCGGGCCGCCGGACCGGTCTGTCCGCGCTGCTGGAGGTTTCGGGGCTGGTCAAGGAGCACCCGATCTGTGCCGCCGACGTTGCCTACCGCCTCGGGCCGCGCCTCAATGCCGGAGGCCGTCTGGCCGACGCCGCCCTGCCGGTGGAAATGCTTTTAAGCGAATCACGGGGCCGTGCCGTTGCCGCCGCCACCGAACTCGACGCGCTCAACCGCGAACGCCAGGCCATCGAGCGCGATGTTTTCGACGCCGCCGTGGCGGATTTTTCCGAGGAGAATATTCCCGCCGGGCTCGTCGCCGCCGGGGCCGACTGGCACCCGGGGGTGGTCGGGATTGTCGCTGGCCGTCTGGCCCGCCGCTTTTACCGGCCCGCCATTGTCCTGAGTCAGGACGGCGACCTGCTGCGCGGCTCGGGCCGGAGCATCCCCGAAGTAGATTTGCAGGAGATTTTGCACGGTTGCGACGGCCTGCTGGAGGAGTGGGGCGGCCACCGCATGGCGGTGGGCATCACCCTCGCCAAAGACCGCCTGCCGGAGTTCCGGGCCGCCTTTAATGAGGCCGTGGGTAAGCTTTTTTCCGAAGCCCCGCCCGAGCCCAGTCTGACCATCGACGCCTGGATCAAGCCCGGCGACCTCGGCGAGCGCCTGCTGGGCGAACTCGACCGCCTCCGCCCCTACGGGCAGGAAAACCCCGAGCCCGTGCTCGGCCTCAAGGGTGCGGTCCTTTCGCGCCGCCCGGAAGTCTTTGCCCAAAAGCACCTGCGCTTCGAACTGACCGGCGGCAACGGCCGCCAGATCAAGGGCATCGCCTGGAACGGGGCCACCAATCCGCCCCCCACCGGCCAGCCCATCGACCTTGCCGTCCGCTTCACCTGGAACGTCTGGAACGGCCACCGCTCCCCCCGGCTGGAACTGGTGGACTGGCGGCGGGTTACACCCGCTGGAGCAGTATAA
- the secD gene encoding protein translocase subunit SecD, which yields MKSSIIWKLILSVVIVGWAVLNLLPMEDKDFDEFILTRATANQADYQAFLERAEERVNDTTPLFLAIKEQAKAEKVDLYHKFYPDVDLVLVKNQDKRNDVIMNVLYEESRGKLRKGLDLAGGVAFTLKLKDQPENDQVASAQLKEAVRIMESRVNGLGVAEPIIRPVGNNQIEVQLPGLDLEKNPEAADALKKPAHLEFRLVHRDIVPGPGVQAPLGFEEMVIEDTDREGNPIEEHYFVKIIPEATGEIVDRAFPIQGQYGGYEILLNMTSDGGDVFADMTRKIAAEDKARNALGSGKMAIVLDGKLYSALGLNNGQPITGGSARITGTFTQLEAQELANVLNNPLKFELEVGEKYVVSPTLAADARDSSIEAALLGAGAVVVFMILYYLLAGIVSVASVGLSVIVVLGVLMSVGGTLTLPGVAALVLTIGMAVDANILIFERMREELSAGKNMKNALAGGYAKAFSTIIDANITTLLTAAILIWLGAGPVKGFGVTLAIGIGASMFGALVVSRFMLEILVSLNLLKSVSPFSLLEKAKFTFLAYRRPAFICSWLIVLAGVVVIWTHREHILGIDFRGGVEVTMDFEQASKPGLTEIEQLADANPDLGEIQPGYLSMLGSDKERLKLQVDLEEGRVDQVVAAMQKAFPDAQLVKVSESAVGATVSDEITFNAILSILVSLAGILLYVALRFELGYGVGAVVSTVHDVLMSIGIFVIVGQFFGIGSGQFTAPMVAAILMIVGYSINDTIVVFDRIREELDLRPDMTLFDVCNYAINRTLSRTLLTSVTTLLAALALYIFGAGVVTDFALIFIIGIITGTFSSIFIASPVFYWWHKGNRKHVTERHLTRPTYEWETTTRRARDAESEAKS from the coding sequence ATGAAAAGTTCCATCATCTGGAAACTGATCCTCAGCGTTGTTATCGTCGGTTGGGCCGTGCTCAACCTCCTCCCGATGGAGGACAAGGACTTTGACGAGTTCATCCTGACCCGCGCCACCGCCAACCAGGCCGACTACCAGGCCTTTCTTGAGCGGGCCGAGGAGCGGGTGAACGACACCACGCCGCTGTTTCTGGCGATCAAGGAACAGGCCAAGGCCGAGAAGGTGGACCTCTACCACAAGTTCTACCCGGATGTTGACCTCGTGCTGGTCAAGAATCAGGACAAGCGCAACGACGTCATCATGAACGTCCTCTACGAGGAGTCCCGCGGCAAGCTCCGCAAGGGCCTCGATCTGGCCGGGGGCGTGGCCTTCACGCTCAAGCTCAAGGACCAGCCCGAGAACGATCAGGTCGCCAGCGCCCAGCTCAAGGAGGCCGTCCGCATCATGGAGAGCCGTGTCAACGGCCTGGGCGTGGCCGAGCCGATCATCCGCCCGGTCGGTAATAACCAGATCGAAGTCCAACTGCCCGGACTCGACCTGGAAAAGAACCCCGAAGCCGCCGACGCACTCAAGAAACCGGCCCACCTGGAGTTCCGCCTCGTGCACCGCGACATCGTGCCCGGTCCCGGCGTGCAGGCTCCGCTCGGCTTCGAGGAGATGGTCATCGAAGACACCGACCGCGAGGGCAACCCGATTGAGGAGCATTACTTTGTCAAAATCATCCCCGAGGCCACCGGCGAAATCGTGGACCGTGCCTTCCCGATCCAGGGCCAGTACGGTGGCTACGAGATTCTCCTTAACATGACCAGCGACGGCGGCGATGTCTTCGCGGACATGACCCGCAAGATTGCGGCCGAGGACAAGGCCCGCAACGCCCTTGGCTCGGGCAAGATGGCCATCGTGCTCGACGGCAAGCTCTACAGCGCCCTCGGCCTGAACAACGGCCAGCCCATCACCGGCGGCTCCGCCCGCATCACCGGCACCTTTACCCAGCTTGAGGCCCAGGAACTGGCCAATGTCCTCAACAACCCGCTCAAGTTCGAACTGGAGGTGGGTGAAAAGTACGTCGTCAGCCCGACGCTGGCCGCCGACGCCCGCGACTCCTCCATCGAGGCCGCCCTGCTGGGTGCCGGAGCGGTCGTGGTCTTCATGATCCTTTACTACCTGCTGGCGGGTATCGTCTCGGTCGCATCGGTCGGACTGTCCGTCATCGTCGTGCTCGGCGTTCTCATGAGCGTCGGGGGCACCCTGACCCTGCCGGGGGTGGCCGCGCTCGTGCTCACCATCGGGATGGCCGTGGACGCGAACATCCTCATCTTCGAGCGTATGCGCGAAGAGCTTTCGGCGGGCAAGAACATGAAAAACGCCCTCGCCGGCGGTTATGCCAAGGCCTTTTCGACCATTATTGACGCGAACATCACCACGCTGTTGACCGCCGCCATCCTGATCTGGCTCGGGGCTGGTCCGGTCAAGGGCTTCGGGGTGACGCTGGCCATCGGTATCGGCGCCTCCATGTTCGGTGCGCTGGTGGTGAGCCGCTTCATGCTGGAAATACTTGTCAGCCTGAATCTGCTCAAGTCGGTTTCGCCCTTCAGCCTGCTGGAAAAGGCGAAGTTCACTTTCCTGGCCTACCGCCGTCCGGCCTTCATCTGCTCGTGGCTGATCGTGCTGGCCGGGGTGGTTGTTATTTGGACGCACCGCGAGCACATTCTCGGGATCGACTTCCGGGGCGGCGTCGAAGTGACGATGGATTTCGAGCAGGCCAGCAAGCCAGGCCTGACCGAGATCGAGCAGTTGGCCGATGCCAATCCCGATCTGGGCGAAATCCAGCCCGGCTACCTCAGCATGCTCGGCAGCGATAAGGAACGGCTTAAGCTCCAGGTGGACCTGGAGGAAGGGCGCGTTGACCAGGTGGTTGCCGCCATGCAAAAAGCTTTCCCCGATGCGCAACTGGTCAAGGTCAGCGAGAGCGCGGTCGGGGCGACCGTCAGCGACGAAATTACCTTCAACGCCATTCTCTCGATCCTGGTTTCATTGGCCGGTATCCTCCTGTACGTGGCGCTGCGCTTCGAACTCGGTTACGGGGTCGGGGCCGTGGTTTCGACTGTCCACGACGTGCTCATGTCGATCGGGATCTTTGTCATCGTGGGGCAGTTTTTCGGGATTGGCAGCGGGCAGTTTACCGCCCCGATGGTGGCGGCGATCCTCATGATCGTCGGTTACTCGATCAACGACACCATCGTCGTCTTCGACCGTATCCGTGAGGAGCTGGACCTGCGCCCGGACATGACGCTGTTCGATGTCTGCAACTACGCTATCAACCGCACCCTCTCGCGTACCCTGCTGACCTCCGTCACCACCCTGCTGGCGGCGCTCGCGCTGTACATCTTTGGAGCGGGCGTGGTCACGGACTTCGCGCTGATCTTCATCATCGGGATTATCACCGGTACGTTCTCGTCGATCTTCATCGCCAGCCCGGTCTTCTACTGGTGGCACAAAGGCAACCGCAAGCACGTGACCGAACGCCACCTGACGCGCCCGACCTACGAGTGGGAAACGACCACCCGCCGGGCCCGCGACGCCGAGTCCGAGGCCAAGTCCTGA
- the yajC gene encoding preprotein translocase subunit YajC, whose translation MSTTAFITALAQAATDQPGGGMGGTFLILILMFGGMYFLVIAPQRKKQKEHQKRIEALKIGDRIVTNGGLYATISNVKSDRLVIKLVDGTKAELAKNFVTSVLAPGDEGKDIQPTVPAEQAK comes from the coding sequence ATGAGCACAACCGCATTTATTACCGCACTTGCCCAGGCGGCCACCGATCAACCCGGCGGCGGCATGGGGGGTACCTTTCTGATTCTCATTCTGATGTTCGGCGGGATGTACTTTCTGGTCATCGCCCCGCAGCGCAAGAAGCAGAAGGAGCACCAGAAGCGCATCGAAGCCCTCAAGATCGGCGACCGCATCGTGACCAACGGAGGGCTCTACGCCACCATCTCCAACGTCAAGAGCGACCGCCTTGTGATCAAGCTGGTGGACGGCACCAAGGCTGAACTGGCCAAGAACTTCGTCACCAGCGTGCTGGCCCCCGGCGACGAGGGCAAGGACATCCAGCCGACCGTCCCGGCCGAGCAGGCCAAGTAA
- the speA gene encoding biosynthetic arginine decarboxylase: MGLQNGEQDNWSASSADAYYGFSRWGKGHFSVDPDGALCVHPMADARKIRLTDVLEEARQMGLSAPLTIRVQDLLRRRVVELNEAFGAAIEAEQYEGRYQGVFPIKVNQLREVVDEILDAGKPWHFGLEAGSKPELLIALAMLQTKNALLVCNGYKDADYIRLAMLGTRLGKKVVVVIEQPSEADMIIQLSRETGVTPIIGLRLKLSTTGEGRWSTSSGDHAKFGLSAPELVSVVKKLRRAGLKDFIQLVHFHIGSQVPSIITLKKAVVEAARFYCELHRMGLPMKYLDCGGGLGIDYDGSRSNFDSSANYSLQEYARDMVFNIKSVCESSEVPVPDIVTESGRALVALHSILIVEVVDNIAKNDEPADISKRKRKPREPQVLKDLREILDGDEHWTPLERFHDAQQKKEEAQSLFSLGYLDLESRAETERLYWEICRRLRTATSVRGYVPEELAELNATLAEQYVCNFSVFQSLLDHWALDQLFPIAPIHRLDEEPTVEATLVDITCDSDGKVNQFIDLEDVKQSLRLHPLEPGKPYHLGVFLVGAYQDIMGDLHNLFGRVNEVHVFLEDDEEDGYYIEETISGFTTDEVLGFIQHKGSDLIRQMKKQIDRATRNDQVKPREGVRMLSLYTDLIGEKTYLKSPGQQKARRRRKGS; encoded by the coding sequence ATGGGCTTGCAAAACGGTGAGCAGGATAACTGGTCGGCCTCATCGGCCGACGCCTACTACGGCTTTTCACGCTGGGGAAAGGGACACTTCTCCGTCGATCCCGACGGGGCGCTCTGCGTCCACCCCATGGCTGACGCGCGCAAGATCCGCCTGACGGACGTGCTCGAAGAGGCCCGCCAGATGGGCCTCTCGGCCCCGCTGACCATCCGCGTGCAGGATTTACTGCGGCGGCGGGTCGTCGAGCTGAACGAGGCCTTTGGCGCCGCCATCGAGGCCGAACAGTATGAGGGGCGCTATCAGGGGGTCTTCCCGATCAAGGTCAACCAGTTGCGTGAGGTCGTGGACGAAATCCTCGACGCGGGCAAGCCGTGGCACTTCGGCCTGGAGGCCGGGAGCAAGCCCGAGCTGCTCATCGCCCTGGCCATGCTCCAGACCAAAAACGCCCTGCTCGTGTGCAACGGCTACAAGGACGCCGACTACATCCGCCTGGCCATGCTCGGCACCCGCCTGGGCAAAAAAGTCGTCGTCGTGATCGAGCAGCCCTCCGAGGCGGACATGATTATCCAGCTCTCGCGCGAGACGGGTGTGACCCCGATCATCGGCCTGCGCCTCAAGCTCAGCACCACCGGCGAGGGCCGCTGGTCCACCTCCAGCGGCGACCACGCCAAGTTCGGCCTCTCGGCCCCGGAGCTGGTCTCGGTCGTCAAAAAACTCCGCCGGGCCGGGCTCAAGGATTTTATCCAGCTCGTGCATTTCCACATCGGCTCGCAGGTGCCGAGCATCATTACCTTGAAAAAAGCCGTGGTCGAAGCCGCCCGCTTCTACTGCGAACTGCACCGCATGGGGCTGCCCATGAAGTACCTGGACTGCGGCGGCGGCCTCGGGATCGACTACGACGGCTCGCGCAGTAACTTTGACAGCTCGGCCAACTACTCCCTCCAGGAGTACGCCCGCGACATGGTGTTCAACATCAAGAGCGTGTGCGAAAGCTCCGAGGTGCCCGTGCCCGACATCGTGACCGAGAGCGGCCGGGCACTCGTTGCCCTGCACTCGATCCTGATCGTCGAGGTGGTTGACAACATCGCCAAAAACGACGAGCCCGCCGACATCTCCAAGCGCAAACGCAAGCCCCGCGAGCCGCAAGTGCTCAAGGACTTGCGCGAAATCCTCGACGGCGACGAACACTGGACCCCGCTGGAGCGTTTTCATGACGCCCAGCAAAAAAAGGAGGAGGCGCAGTCACTGTTCAGCCTCGGCTACCTCGACCTGGAAAGCCGCGCCGAGACCGAGCGCCTCTACTGGGAAATCTGTCGCCGCCTGCGCACCGCCACCAGCGTGCGCGGCTACGTGCCCGAGGAACTGGCCGAACTCAACGCCACCCTGGCCGAGCAGTACGTGTGCAACTTTTCCGTCTTCCAGTCCCTGCTCGACCACTGGGCACTGGACCAGCTCTTTCCCATCGCCCCGATCCACCGGCTCGACGAGGAGCCGACCGTCGAGGCCACGCTGGTGGACATCACCTGCGACTCCGACGGCAAGGTGAACCAGTTCATCGACCTGGAGGACGTCAAGCAGTCCCTGCGTCTGCACCCGCTCGAACCCGGCAAGCCCTACCACCTGGGCGTGTTCCTGGTCGGGGCCTATCAGGACATCATGGGCGACCTGCACAACCTCTTCGGCCGCGTCAACGAGGTCCACGTCTTCCTCGAAGACGACGAGGAGGACGGCTACTACATCGAGGAAACCATCAGCGGCTTCACCACCGACGAGGTGCTCGGCTTCATCCAGCACAAGGGCTCGGACCTCATCCGCCAGATGAAAAAGCAGATCGACCGCGCCACCCGCAACGACCAGGTCAAGCCCCGCGAAGGCGTCCGCATGCTCAGCCTCTACACCGACCTCATCGGCGAAAAGACTTACCTCAAATCACCGGGCCAGCAGAAAGCCCGCCGCCGCCGCAAGGGGAGTTGA
- a CDS encoding class I SAM-dependent methyltransferase, protein MSTPLDKKSTNAQIKERFDNDVERFSNLETGQQAVIDAPLMLDLISDLAPKIVPGARTLLDIGCGAGNNTIKILRSRPGLDCDLLDLSDRMLERAAERVRAEESGEVRTFCGDLRELDLPAGHYDLIVAAAVLHHLRDDEDWLRAFQKIYDLLAPGGALFVSDIFFHDDPQVHAAMWARYGDYLRSLGGEEYRQKVFDYIEAEDSPRGMTFQIELLRRVGFAQVDVLHKNSCFGAYVAIKPKAD, encoded by the coding sequence ATGAGCACACCACTCGACAAAAAATCTACCAACGCGCAGATCAAGGAACGCTTCGACAACGACGTGGAGCGCTTCTCCAACCTCGAAACCGGCCAGCAGGCGGTGATTGACGCCCCGCTCATGCTCGACCTGATTTCGGACCTCGCGCCGAAGATCGTCCCCGGCGCGCGGACGCTGCTGGACATCGGCTGCGGGGCAGGCAACAACACGATTAAAATTTTGCGGTCCCGGCCGGGGCTGGACTGCGACCTGCTCGACCTGAGCGACCGCATGCTGGAGCGGGCCGCCGAGCGGGTCCGGGCCGAGGAATCGGGGGAGGTGCGGACCTTTTGCGGGGACCTGCGCGAACTGGATCTGCCCGCCGGGCATTACGACCTGATCGTGGCCGCCGCCGTGCTCCACCACCTGCGCGACGACGAGGACTGGCTCCGGGCCTTTCAAAAGATCTATGATCTGCTGGCCCCGGGTGGGGCGCTCTTTGTCAGCGACATATTTTTCCACGACGACCCGCAGGTTCACGCCGCCATGTGGGCGCGTTACGGCGACTACCTGCGCTCACTTGGGGGCGAGGAGTACCGGCAAAAGGTGTTCGACTACATCGAGGCCGAGGATTCGCCCCGGGGCATGACGTTTCAAATCGAGCTGCTGCGGCGAGTCGGCTTCGCCCAGGTCGATGTTTTACACAAGAACTCCTGCTTCGGCGCTTACGTGGCCATCAAGCCCAAGGCCGATTAA